ACCCCACCCTCTGGCTTATGGCCACCCAGATCTTCTCCTTTGGTCTCACCTTTCCCATCTACTCGTTTCTCTGGGTCTACACCTCCAACGGCCGTCTTCCCATGCCCCTTCGCTCGTTCACCAGGGTTGACGCAGAGTCTGTGCTCTTTGCCATGGTTCTTGGAGGCGCCATCCCGTCCATTGCCATGGTCTACCTTCTCGACCCGTACATCACATGGCTCTGGCAAATCTACCCCGTCTTCATCTTTCTATTCCGTCACCTCTACTTGCTCATTCGCCCCCCATCTGACTCTGCCCAGTCGGCGTTTCCGGTCTTGCGCTTCACATATATAGCCACTTTCATCGCCGCTCTGCTCAGCCACATCGTCATTGTCTGGCCCCTCTTTGCGGACTGGAGCGCTCTAAAGACCCTCATTATACCCTCGATAACACCCCTCGAGCCCTCGGCCACACTTAGGCTGATAGTCCTCCATTTTTTGAAATGGGACTTTCTCCTCGGATACCTTGGCGCTGCTTTAGCCTCTCTGTGGTCCGCCCAATCTCCAAAACAGTTACTTGCCATGATAGCCTGGTATGTATTCTCAAGTCCACTCATTGGAATCGGTGCCGCTTTCATGGCTCTGGCAATTTGGAGAGACGCCAGAGACCAAGGCTCTATTAATCTCGAATAAATCCATCCTAATGTATTTTTATTTACTGATCTTTCAAGTACTTGTACACAGACGAAAAGTCTTTTGTAGACAGCTCCGGTTTTTCCTGTACAATCTTTGAATAAATTTCCTTTGCAGCTTCACCCAGCGGCAAAGGGCTTCCCTCCTTCTCAGCCACGTTACTCGCCAGCCCCATATCCTGTCCGAAAATATCAGCATGATCATCTCTTTCTTGTCCAAACACCGTACCTTGAGCATCAGAGCCGTAGCAAACCCTCCCTCATAGTCTCTCTCACAGGGTGGCGATTTTCCAGGAAGCGAAGACGGCACAGGATTGTTGACAGACGACGCCCAGCACCCTCCCGTGCTGCTGTTGATCACAGACGCGAGAACAGCTGGGTCCAATCCCAGCTTTTGCCCCAACAGCATCGCCTCAGCCACCACTATTTGCTCAACGCCCAAGACCAACTCAAGTAACAGTTAAAAATCAGTCTATTTCGTGCAGGATATGAGTCTTACATTGTTGCAGATCTTGGCCGCCAATCCTGCACCAGATGGCCCACAGTGGATAATACGAGCGCCCATGAACGATAAAATAGGAAGCGCCAGTTCAAAGGTATCCCGAGGGCCGCCTACCAGAAACGACAACGTACCAGCCGTAGCCCCAGTCACACCTACAAATACATTCACATCAAGGACTCGGGGGAAGATATCATGACATCAACCACATACCACCAGACACCGGCGCGTCCACCATCTGCGCACCGAGTGCAGATACTTGTGCAGCTACGTCTCGCGCGACGTCCACGTCCAGAGTAGTAGAATCGATACACAGAGTATCTTTCGCTTCTTTCAACTTTCCAAGAGTCGGTATGATCGACCCGGAATACACGCTCTTGACCTGGGGCGATGACGGGAGCATAGTTATAATCCTACTCGACAACAACGTCGCTCTGCAAATCACATCAACCTCTCAATGATCTCTCAAAGTAGAAAATCCAGGACGTACTGTTCAGGGGTCTCAGCCACCGAAATGACGGCGCTAGGATACGTGCTCGTGAAGCTCGCACAGAACGAGCTCGCAGCGTCCGGGTTCGCATCGCAGACTACGAACTGCGCGTTGTTGTCCTGCGCATACTGCTTCGAGAAGAGGTTGTTGGCCATCTGATACCCCATCCTCCCTAGGCCGATGAAGCTTGTGCTGTGGCTTCGCGAGAGCCCCTGGCGCAGCGCCTGCATAGCTCTCATGGACGGTCGCATTGTAATAATACTGACGCCTCTAATGAATAAACGCGATCGAGTAATGTCAGTGGTTTCTCAAGATGTGGTAGAGAGCTAAGTAAACTCCATCCATCATGTAGGATCGTTGCATGAGAGCGACTGTTCAACTTGCTCAAGTTCCGGTTGGTCATGCGGGCCGGCTAACAATGGTCCTAATGGATTTAATCATTTCACGCGTTTGATTGGACTGGTAATAATTTGACAACAAGTCTCTATATAACGCTTCATGGCAGACGAACGACGTGCAAGGGGACACACTTCCAAGGCCCATATCCTCGCTCGTTATATCTTCCCATCGCGCATTTGAAGATTGCGTTCTTAAATGCTTCTTCAGGTGGCGCGACGCATCCTATTAATGGTAGGCACTCGTGCTCGAGTTGGTAGCGTTTCCACACAAAATAGTGGATGCAGAATCCAATAGTTTATGGTGGATTGATGCTGGATCGGGACGTACGTGTAGATGGGTCCAGTATAATGACGAAATTGTTTCGGTTGCCTGTACGGAGGACAGTCTTCTTCGCGAACGCTTGAGAAGCCTGTGAAGGCAGGGGTGTAGGATGCTTCTTCTGGTAGAGCCAATATCCCATTTTTCCATTCTTACGCCATCGTTCCCGCACTTCAGTAAAGCCTATTGACTCCATGAGAGCCTTTAGATGATCAAAGGTAAGATAGCGCGAGTTGGCTACGCATGGTAGAGGGAGCTGTGACCATATAAGCAACCAACCACCATGCAAAATCGAGACAACATACAGCCAGGAAAAGGAGACCATCAGGTAGCAAAAAGTTGTACGCCAACTGAAGCATTAGACCTTAAAAGCTTTATTACACAGCTGTTAAGGATAAAATTAAACAAAAACCAACCTCTATCAGCCGCTACTGGTACAAAGTTCAAGACAAGACTGAGGCTTATAGCATCCCATTTGCTCTGGTTTTCCTTCAGATCCAAGAGAAGGAAATCTTGCTCAGCTATACTCGGATGCCGAGAGCGTAAATCAATTGGTGTCCACTCAATCCACGAAGAATGAGGCTGATAGTTATCAGGTTTGAGAGCACCAACTTCCAGCAATCTATCCAAGTACCATTAATATAACACACGCACAGCAaaacaacaagaaaaacTCACCTTAGCTTTCCAGTGGTCCCAGATCGGCGATGTAAATTCAATTCCTTTAACCAATTGACAAATATTTTTTCACTTCCACCTCCTCTTTGCTCCTGTTGACCCAGTGAAGAAAGCTGTTGATACCGTTCAAGGCCTCCCAATTCTGAAACTTGTCTGTCTATTTCAGCCAACTCGTGCTTGTGCTCCAGAGGTGCCTGTTCAAGTTGTTTACGGCGTTTCATAAGGACATGGTATTTTCGAATCGTGTTCCTGCATGACTGCGCTGCAGTTGAAGGGTCAGATTTAGACGCTGCCTCTGGGACGATGGGCAGCTTTCGTTTTTTGGTGCGAACCTTTGGCATAGCAGGAAGTGATCAAAGTTACACAAGTGATCGCCGCTTTTAGAGCGTGTTTGCGGAGCGTAAATAGCATCAGTATCGGTCCTGTCAACCTGCCGTCAACATCATTCAATGAAGCCTACCATGTGCTATTTAACTGGTACTACCACAACCCATTCAACAGTAATCTCCCCCTGACCAAGTTTTTACCATGTCCCAGAAAACCAGGCCTCGTGGTAATTTGAATCCCTCATTTTCTTTGCAAACTGTTCTAACAGATAGCATCACAGGGCTCTTATTAGCACTCGTtgtctttccttctttgacTGCCCTCGCCGTGTCCACCATGTTTGGACGGTTCAAAGCAGCGGGAATGGACCTACAACTACGCAGACACTGCTTGCCTTCTTCTGACGTCCACACCGACTTCCGATTAGACTACACTGGCATCGGAGCCATTGACAAAACTCTCTGCCCACTCGTCACTTTTTTCCACAATATCATGGACAATCCCACCTCGagctcttttctttcctatGCAATCGGAATTAGCGGCCCTATGATCACACTCCCCCTGTTGGAAGCTTATAGGCTGGGTCAAAGCCGCTTCGTCCTCTACCCAGTCGTGTGGGGCTTGCTCAGCCAAATCGCAACTGTCGGGATGGTATTCCCTCTCTACTGGCTCGCCTTCATCCTCACCGAAGGTGCCAAAGTGCAGCGCACATACAAAGTCCACTCGTTCACACAGGCCGAAGCAGAGGCCATCATATTCGGGATCGTCGTCGGCGCAGTCATTCCTTCGCTCGCCATGCTATTCATGGCCGATGCGCATGTTACAGCGATCTGGCAATTATACCCTCTATACATTTCTATTGCCCAACTTGTCCATATGTTTATTCGCCCACCATCCAAGCATTCGCAATCCGGAATAGTCACTATTCGGGCACTTTATCTAGGACTGTTCATTGTATCATCGTCAATGCACATATCTACAGTGTGGCCCTTGATAAACGATTTCAGTGCAATCAAGGAGCTGCTTCTACCCTCATCATCGGCCATTCACCCTTCCAAAGACATTAACAACCACCTATTGGAATTTTTAAAGTGGGATGTCATAATTGCATACTCGGCCACAGCATTGGCCATGTTATGGTTCTCAAAGAACGTCAAACAACTCATCACGATCCTTCTCTGGTATGCCGTTGCCATACCTGTATTCGGTTTTGGTGCCGCTGTGATGGGAGTCGCTATCTGGAGGGATGGAATTTTGAATTGATTATTCGTTGTATCATCGAAAACGTAGGAATATTCACATCTCAAAAAAAGAGAACGATATAAACGCATTATTATGACAATTAAAATGGAGATCAATGATAGATAATACAAGCTAAAGGGAAAACATAAAAATTGGGAGTCATTGGAAAATCAGCGCTTGGCTTTATTCTTCCCATTAGCCTTTCCGTTAGACTTCTTGGGACGTTCATCCTCTGAATCATCAG
This Psilocybe cubensis strain MGC-MH-2018 chromosome 3, whole genome shotgun sequence DNA region includes the following protein-coding sequences:
- a CDS encoding 25S rRNA (adenine(2142)-N(1))-methyltransferase; protein product: MPKVRTKKRKLPIVPEAASKSDPSTAAQSCRNTIRKYHVLMKRRKQLEQAPLEHKHELAEIDRQVSELGGLERYQQLSSLGQQEQRGGGSEKIFVNWLKELNLHRRSGTTGKLRLLEVGALKPDNYQPHSSWIEWTPIDLRSRHPSIAEQDFLLLDLKENQSKWDAISLSLVLNFVPVAADRGLMLQLAYNFLLPDGLLFLALPLPCVANSRYLTFDHLKALMESIGFTEVRERWRKNGKMGYWLYQKKHPTPLPSQASQAFAKKTVLRTGNRNNFVIILDPSTRTSRSSINPP
- a CDS encoding putative 3-hydroxyisobutyrate dehydrogenase, mitochondrial; amino-acid sequence: MRPSMRAMQALRQGLSRSHSTSFIGLGRMGYQMANNLFSKQYAQDNNAQFVVCDANPDAASSFCASFTSTYPSAVISVAETPEQATLLSSRIITMLPSSPQVKSVYSGSIIPTLGKLKEAKDTLCIDSTTLDVDVARDVAAQVSALGAQMVDAPVSGGVTGATAGTLSFLVGGPRDTFELALPILSFMGARIIHCGPSGAGLAAKICNNLVLGVEQIVVAEAMLLGQKLGLDPAVLASVINSSTGGCWASSVNNPVPSSLPGKSPPCERDYEGGFATALMLKDMGLASNVAEKEGSPLPLGEAAKEIYSKIVQEKPELSTKDFSSVYKYLKDQ
- a CDS encoding Epoxide hydrolase ascI is translated as MSQKTRPRGNLNPSFSLQTVLTDSITGLLLALVVFPSLTALAVSTMFGRFKAAGMDLQLRRHCLPSSDVHTDFRLDYTGIGAIDKTLCPLVTFFHNIMDNPTSSSFLSYAIGISGPMITLPLLEAYRLGQSRFVLYPVVWGLLSQIATVGMVFPLYWLAFILTEGAKVQRTYKVHSFTQAEAEAIIFGIVVGAVIPSLAMLFMADAHVTAIWQLYPLYISIAQLVHMFIRPPSKHSQSGIVTIRALYLGLFIVSSSMHISTVWPLINDFSAIKELLLPSSSAIHPSKDINNHLLEFLKWDVIIAYSATALAMLWFSKNVKQLITILLWYAVAIPVFGFGAAVMGVAIWRDGILN